One segment of Bradyrhizobium sp. WD16 DNA contains the following:
- a CDS encoding DUF1993 family protein: MTISLYDATVPGYLQILGAVEKVLERGAAHAREHGIDPAELVEARLYFDMLPLRFQIVSISHHSRGAIEGAGRGLFEPPESSQSYDYAGLQALIAETRQALEKIAPDAVNALEGKDMVFQLGDRRLPFFAGDFLLSFSLPNFYFHATTAYDILRTKGVSLGKRDFIGRLRLKT, translated from the coding sequence ATGACGATCTCACTTTACGACGCGACCGTTCCCGGTTACCTGCAGATCCTCGGAGCGGTCGAGAAAGTTCTCGAACGTGGCGCTGCCCATGCCCGTGAGCACGGCATTGATCCTGCCGAACTGGTCGAAGCGCGCCTCTATTTCGACATGCTCCCCCTTCGCTTTCAGATCGTCTCGATCTCGCACCACTCCCGCGGCGCGATCGAAGGCGCCGGGCGCGGCCTGTTCGAGCCGCCGGAAAGCTCGCAATCATATGACTATGCGGGCTTGCAGGCGTTGATCGCGGAGACGCGCCAGGCATTGGAAAAGATCGCGCCGGACGCCGTCAACGCGCTCGAGGGCAAGGACATGGTCTTCCAGCTCGGTGATCGCAGGCTGCCGTTCTTTGCCGGAGACTTTCTGCTGTCGTTCTCGCTGCCGAACTTCTATTTCCACGCTACCACGGCCTACGACATCCTGCGCACCAAAGGCGTGTCGCTCGGCAAGCGCGATTTCATCGGCCGGCTGCGGCTGAAGACCTGA
- a CDS encoding response regulator transcription factor translates to MRLLVVEDNPELAALLAEGLRKAGFDVDLLSSVEDARAVLDNTFYAALILDLGLPDGDGLALLREIRHRNNSIPVLVLTARGGLDDRVLGLRSGADDYLVKPFALEELIARIEAQLRRPGQLMGSSLRIANLEFDTRSRQASIDERPQVLSARETDVLELLIRSKGRVVSKKQVEDQIFGHSGEVASNAVEVYVHRLRRQLADKGAHVQIHTVRGVGYLIAEDK, encoded by the coding sequence ATGCGGCTTTTGGTGGTCGAGGACAATCCGGAATTGGCGGCCCTGCTGGCCGAAGGGCTGCGCAAGGCGGGGTTCGACGTCGACCTGCTGTCGTCGGTGGAGGATGCGCGCGCCGTGCTCGACAATACCTTCTATGCGGCGCTGATCCTCGACCTCGGCCTGCCGGACGGCGACGGGCTTGCGCTGCTGCGCGAAATTCGCCACCGCAACAATTCCATTCCTGTCCTGGTACTGACGGCGCGCGGTGGGCTCGACGATCGCGTCCTCGGCTTGCGCAGCGGCGCCGATGACTACCTCGTCAAGCCGTTTGCCCTCGAGGAGCTGATCGCCCGCATCGAGGCTCAATTGCGGCGGCCTGGCCAGCTCATGGGCAGTTCGCTTCGCATCGCCAATCTCGAATTCGACACCCGCAGCCGCCAGGCGAGCATTGACGAGCGCCCACAGGTGCTGTCGGCGCGCGAGACCGACGTCCTGGAACTGCTGATACGCAGCAAGGGGCGCGTGGTCTCCAAGAAGCAGGTCGAGGACCAGATCTTCGGCCATTCCGGGGAGGTCGCCTCCAACGCCGTCGAGGTCTATGTCCATCGCCTGCGCCGCCAGCTCGCCGACAAGGGCGCACACGTCCAGATTCACACCGTGCGCGGCGTCGGCTATCTCATCGCCGAGGATAAATAA
- a CDS encoding ATP-binding protein: MPRFSSILSRIVVLHVIAVVITSVLMSLALSWLLGFATTNIHNRSMRDQAAAVADHLAMQADGRIALDLPPDLQGLYSQPYGRYAYAVIDERGVVLFSSLNRGEALFPVDPGNAEVEYLRAKRNEATLSGASVRRNVGGEALRVQAGEDLANRDVLIDDIASDFFRNVGWITLPILMILLVTDIGIFRRALRPLREASDTAKSIGPARTDVRLPTEGIPREVQPLVLAVNQGLDRLEEGFRIQRDFTADAAHELRTPLTILRTRLEGLQDETGRALRSDVDGMARIISQLLDMAELDAVTIDPAARSDLHAVATDVTAFVAPLALAQRREIALSGVEGAVWVRGNAEMISRAIRNLADNAIKYAPEGTTVEIEVADDGSIGVCDEGPGVSAEERELIFHRFWRRDRRNTGSSGLGLSIVRRIAQLHGAEVTVENRWPRGAKFTLRFALAERSQKRPEPLAGATVQVP; encoded by the coding sequence GTGCCGCGCTTCTCCTCGATCCTGTCGCGCATCGTCGTCCTGCACGTCATTGCGGTGGTGATCACCTCGGTGCTGATGTCGCTGGCGCTGTCGTGGCTGCTCGGCTTCGCCACCACTAACATCCATAACCGCTCGATGCGCGATCAGGCGGCTGCGGTGGCCGACCATCTCGCAATGCAGGCCGACGGTCGCATCGCGCTCGACTTGCCGCCGGATCTCCAGGGACTCTATTCGCAGCCCTATGGCCGCTACGCATACGCAGTCATTGACGAGAGAGGCGTCGTCCTGTTCTCATCGCTCAATCGCGGCGAAGCGCTGTTTCCCGTCGATCCGGGCAATGCCGAGGTCGAATATCTGCGGGCGAAGCGTAACGAGGCGACACTGTCCGGTGCGAGCGTGCGGCGCAACGTCGGCGGCGAGGCGCTGCGCGTCCAGGCGGGCGAGGATCTCGCCAATCGCGACGTGCTGATCGACGACATCGCTTCGGATTTCTTCAGGAATGTGGGCTGGATCACCCTGCCAATCCTGATGATCCTCCTCGTCACCGACATTGGTATCTTCCGCCGTGCGCTGCGACCATTGCGCGAGGCATCCGACACGGCAAAATCCATCGGACCGGCGCGCACCGACGTACGGCTGCCGACGGAAGGGATTCCCAGAGAAGTGCAGCCGCTGGTCCTCGCTGTCAACCAGGGGCTTGATCGACTCGAGGAGGGATTTCGCATTCAGCGTGACTTCACCGCTGATGCCGCCCATGAATTGCGCACCCCGCTGACCATTCTGCGGACGCGTCTCGAGGGGCTGCAGGACGAGACTGGTCGCGCGCTACGCAGCGACGTCGACGGCATGGCGAGGATCATCAGCCAGCTTCTCGACATGGCCGAACTTGATGCCGTGACGATCGATCCAGCGGCGCGCTCCGACCTGCATGCGGTTGCCACCGATGTCACCGCCTTTGTTGCGCCCCTCGCGCTGGCGCAGCGCCGGGAGATCGCGCTGAGCGGCGTCGAAGGGGCGGTATGGGTGCGCGGTAACGCCGAGATGATCAGCCGGGCAATCCGCAATCTCGCCGACAATGCCATCAAGTACGCGCCGGAGGGGACGACGGTCGAGATCGAGGTCGCAGACGACGGTAGCATCGGCGTGTGTGACGAAGGGCCCGGCGTCTCTGCGGAGGAGCGCGAGCTGATCTTTCATCGGTTCTGGCGGCGAGACCGGCGCAACACCGGCAGCAGCGGCCTCGGGCTGTCGATCGTCCGACGGATTGCCCAATTGCATGGCGCGGAAGTGACGGTCGAGAACCGCTGGCCGCGGGGCGCGAAATTCACGTTGCGCTTCGCACTGGCCGAGCGGTCGCAGAAGCGACCGGAGCCGTTGGCCGGAGCGACCGTGCAGGTGCCCTGA